Proteins from a single region of Bdellovibrio svalbardensis:
- the selD gene encoding selenide, water dikinase SelD has translation MVTLSSEKIALTQTVQKGGCAAKVAASELRKILQRVQFPAAHPALMIDGGLFDDAAIYKVTEDIAMVQTLDFFTPIVDTPKLFGAIAAANALSDVYAMGGKPKTAMGILAFPIATMTDDVIVDVLQGASDKVAEAGANFVGGHSIDDDTLKFGLSVTGFVHPNHVWSNAGAQVGDHLILTKALGTGTMTAALKRQEASEADIMEALESMATVNNALDFMNEEQKKSVHAATDITGFGLSGHSMQLAKASQVTLKFQAQSLPKFAKALHFLEKGFLTKAHRSNAQYTENDIDVTALDNLHKLLIHDPQTSGGLLLSVPASLSADLVANLKKKFSFAAVVGEVLPKSDKAVIFE, from the coding sequence GTGGTTACTTTGAGTTCGGAAAAAATTGCCTTGACCCAAACGGTTCAAAAAGGTGGCTGTGCGGCGAAAGTCGCGGCCAGTGAGCTTCGAAAAATTCTTCAAAGAGTGCAATTCCCCGCGGCACACCCGGCACTTATGATTGATGGTGGCCTTTTTGACGATGCGGCGATTTATAAAGTGACGGAAGATATCGCCATGGTTCAGACCCTGGATTTTTTTACTCCCATTGTGGACACACCAAAACTGTTTGGAGCCATTGCCGCAGCCAACGCCTTGAGCGATGTTTATGCCATGGGAGGAAAGCCTAAAACGGCCATGGGTATTTTGGCTTTTCCGATCGCCACAATGACCGACGACGTGATCGTCGATGTTTTGCAAGGAGCCAGCGACAAGGTCGCTGAAGCTGGGGCAAACTTCGTGGGTGGCCATTCGATTGACGATGACACATTAAAATTTGGCCTCTCAGTGACCGGCTTTGTTCATCCCAACCATGTCTGGTCCAATGCGGGGGCTCAAGTTGGGGATCATCTTATTCTGACAAAAGCGTTGGGCACTGGAACTATGACGGCAGCTTTGAAGCGCCAAGAGGCCAGCGAAGCTGATATCATGGAAGCTCTTGAAAGTATGGCCACCGTCAACAATGCTCTTGATTTCATGAATGAGGAGCAGAAGAAGTCTGTCCATGCGGCAACGGATATTACGGGCTTTGGCTTGTCCGGACATTCCATGCAGTTGGCTAAGGCAAGCCAGGTGACACTGAAGTTTCAAGCGCAGTCGCTGCCAAAGTTCGCGAAGGCTTTGCATTTCCTAGAGAAAGGTTTCTTGACGAAAGCTCATCGCAGCAATGCTCAATACACTGAAAATGATATCGATGTTACGGCACTCGATAATCTACATAAACTTCTTATTCATGATCCCCAAACCAGCGGGGGATTGCTTTTGAGTGTGCCGGCTTCTTTGAGTGCAGATTTGGTTGCAAATTTAAAAAAGAAATTTTCATTTGCCGCAGTGGTTGGCGAAGTTTTGCCAAAATCTGATAAAGCGGTGATTTTTGAATAA
- the mnmH gene encoding tRNA 2-selenouridine(34) synthase MnmH, translating into MNNRIKPESFAELLLANTPLIDVRAPIEFQQGSLPGAVNLPILNDQERALIGTTYKQQGQEAAVKLGYELISGAVKESRVQLWAESIQANPQTVIYCFRGGKRSQITQQWLREIGIERPIIEGGYKAVRGFLISELERYSQTHSFRVLTGATGSGKTRFLQELKNEIGLVDLEKLAHHRGSAFGSMGVPQPSQIDFENQLSLKLIRLDRDFPKDFKPLIEDESRLIGACHLPGAFFESLRSSSVIWIDEPLDKRVDNIFKDYIVDSAIGLAVASIPRCAEEVEILKSEALRLFDRYKNAVKAITRKLGGLRAQEILVDLLAAETQFLESGELFANRIWIEKLISWYYDPMYSGSLEKRQSHVLFKGSYEACLGFCRDEVTVSRP; encoded by the coding sequence TTGAATAATAGAATCAAACCGGAATCCTTTGCGGAACTTTTATTGGCGAACACACCTTTGATAGATGTGCGCGCGCCGATAGAGTTTCAGCAAGGGTCTTTGCCGGGGGCCGTGAATTTGCCCATCTTGAATGATCAAGAGCGGGCGCTGATCGGGACCACCTACAAGCAGCAAGGTCAAGAGGCCGCTGTGAAGCTGGGTTATGAATTGATTTCGGGGGCAGTCAAGGAATCGCGAGTGCAGTTGTGGGCGGAGTCGATTCAAGCCAATCCACAGACAGTGATATACTGTTTTCGCGGAGGAAAAAGATCACAGATCACACAGCAATGGCTGCGCGAAATAGGTATTGAAAGACCGATCATAGAAGGTGGCTACAAAGCCGTTCGCGGTTTTTTGATCTCAGAGTTGGAACGCTATTCTCAAACTCATTCCTTTCGTGTGTTAACAGGTGCGACAGGAAGTGGGAAAACCCGCTTTCTGCAAGAGCTTAAAAACGAAATCGGCTTGGTGGATCTCGAAAAATTGGCCCACCACCGCGGTTCGGCCTTTGGGTCCATGGGAGTTCCTCAACCATCGCAAATTGATTTTGAAAACCAGTTGTCGCTAAAACTGATTAGACTCGATAGGGACTTTCCCAAAGATTTTAAACCATTGATCGAAGATGAAAGTCGTCTGATTGGGGCTTGCCATTTGCCGGGGGCCTTCTTCGAATCATTGCGGAGCTCCAGTGTTATCTGGATTGATGAACCCTTGGACAAACGTGTCGATAATATTTTTAAGGACTATATTGTCGACAGTGCCATCGGTTTGGCGGTGGCCTCGATTCCTCGCTGTGCTGAAGAAGTTGAAATTCTAAAATCAGAAGCTCTTCGTTTGTTTGACCGCTATAAAAATGCGGTGAAAGCCATCACTCGAAAGTTGGGTGGCTTGCGTGCGCAAGAGATTTTGGTCGATCTTCTTGCTGCGGAAACTCAATTTCTAGAGTCCGGCGAGCTTTTCGCGAATCGTATTTGGATCGAAAAATTGATCAGTTGGTATTACGATCCGATGTATTCTGGCAGTCTGGAGAAACGCCAAAGTCATGTCTTATTTAAAGGGTCCTACGAGGCCTGTCTTGGGTTCTGTAGAGACGAAGTCACGGTTTCTCGGCCCTAG
- a CDS encoding substrate-binding domain-containing protein, which produces MSISWGEWRGPTTGAVAQSHKTVYFIASDLKNGGVSAVVEGLQAASRSLKWSLKVLDGEGNANLVKTHFIEALRAKADGIVLGGVEASQYSDEIAAAHKKNLKLIGWHASPQPGSSKNLIANITTDPALVAKMAAELVPDRGSKKAGVVIITDRNFSIAAAKVSYMKTIVEKVKAQKVLSIEYVDISKADQVIPLLVEDLNRRFGKRWTHTLAINDIYFDHMNYPLKKIKRTDVVNIAAGDGSRIAINRIKSGLSQQIATIAEPLHCQGWQIADELNRAFHGDPQSGFVNEPIVVTKAFLDSLKSNDVEANISFQDAYMKIWYP; this is translated from the coding sequence GTGAGCATTTCTTGGGGCGAATGGAGAGGTCCCACAACAGGTGCGGTCGCACAAAGTCATAAGACAGTTTATTTTATTGCCTCAGATTTGAAGAACGGTGGTGTGTCAGCTGTCGTTGAGGGGCTGCAAGCGGCAAGTCGTTCTCTAAAATGGAGTCTGAAAGTTCTAGACGGCGAAGGGAATGCAAATCTTGTTAAAACTCACTTCATTGAAGCTTTAAGAGCCAAAGCCGATGGAATTGTTTTGGGAGGAGTTGAGGCAAGCCAATACTCTGATGAAATAGCTGCGGCTCATAAGAAAAACTTAAAGCTGATTGGGTGGCATGCTTCACCTCAGCCAGGTTCCAGCAAAAACTTGATAGCCAATATCACGACGGACCCAGCATTAGTTGCAAAAATGGCGGCTGAGCTGGTTCCAGATCGCGGGTCTAAAAAGGCGGGCGTGGTTATAATTACGGATCGTAACTTTTCGATTGCCGCTGCAAAAGTTTCTTATATGAAAACGATCGTTGAAAAGGTCAAAGCCCAAAAGGTTTTGTCGATTGAATACGTAGATATATCAAAGGCGGATCAAGTCATTCCACTTCTGGTGGAGGATTTGAATCGCCGCTTTGGGAAGCGGTGGACTCACACCTTGGCTATCAATGACATCTACTTTGATCACATGAACTATCCACTTAAAAAAATTAAAAGAACGGATGTTGTGAACATTGCGGCGGGGGATGGGTCCAGGATTGCGATCAATCGTATCAAGTCTGGTCTTTCTCAACAGATTGCCACGATTGCTGAACCCTTGCACTGTCAGGGATGGCAAATCGCTGATGAACTCAATCGTGCATTTCATGGGGATCCTCAGAGTGGCTTCGTCAACGAGCCTATCGTGGTGACAAAGGCCTTTCTGGATTCGCTCAAAAGTAATGATGTTGAGGCGAATATTTCCTTTCAAGATGCCTATATGAAAATTTGGTATCCCTAG
- a CDS encoding FKBP-type peptidyl-prolyl cis-trans isomerase: MNKLVLGGLVLAMAFSTACNRKVKLDTDVKKASYAIGQQIGGNLKQQNIEFDADALNQALKDAAAGKNEMSKEDMQAAMMKLQEMAMKKQQEQAEGNAKAGKEFLEKNKSAAGVKVTASGLQYIVEKEGTGASPKKEDVVKVHYKGTLTNGEQFDSSYDRGQPAEFPVGGVIPGWTEALQLMKVGGKAKLFIPPELAYGPSGRPGIPPNSVLVFEVELMDIVKADTKKAKK; this comes from the coding sequence ATGAATAAGTTGGTACTAGGAGGCCTTGTATTAGCAATGGCTTTCTCAACTGCTTGTAACAGAAAAGTAAAATTGGACACTGACGTAAAAAAAGCTAGCTATGCAATTGGCCAGCAAATCGGTGGCAACTTGAAGCAACAAAACATCGAGTTCGATGCTGATGCTTTGAACCAAGCATTGAAAGATGCAGCTGCTGGTAAAAACGAAATGTCTAAAGAAGACATGCAAGCGGCAATGATGAAGCTTCAAGAAATGGCGATGAAGAAGCAACAAGAACAAGCTGAAGGCAATGCTAAAGCTGGTAAAGAGTTCTTGGAAAAAAATAAATCAGCTGCTGGCGTAAAAGTTACGGCATCTGGTCTTCAATACATCGTTGAAAAAGAAGGCACTGGCGCTTCTCCTAAAAAAGAAGACGTAGTAAAAGTACACTACAAAGGTACTTTGACTAACGGTGAGCAATTCGACTCTTCATACGACCGTGGTCAACCAGCTGAATTCCCAGTTGGTGGCGTTATCCCTGGTTGGACTGAAGCTCTTCAGTTGATGAAAGTTGGCGGCAAAGCTAAACTTTTCATTCCACCTGAACTTGCTTACGGACCATCTGGTCGCCCAGGTATCCCACCTAATTCAGTTTTGGTTTTCGAAGTTGAATTGATGGATATCGTTAAAGCTGACACTAAAAAGGCAAAAAAGTAA
- the pdxH gene encoding pyridoxamine 5'-phosphate oxidase, with translation MLDLSKSPFEHFDRLMKEAVEKQVPEANAMSVATVSPEGIPSVRIVYLKEVTSEGFVFYGNYRSHKGQDLEENPNICLNFHWPVLWQQIRITGMAVKLNPEESDAYFRTRARLSQIGAWASNQSEEIPSYEHLARRVQEYEKQFDGQEVPRPPHWGGWLVVPTEIEFWFGLTGRLHERYIYQFTEEGWKTFMRSP, from the coding sequence ATGCTGGATCTTAGTAAAAGCCCTTTTGAGCATTTCGACCGTCTGATGAAAGAGGCGGTCGAAAAGCAGGTTCCAGAAGCGAATGCAATGTCAGTCGCAACTGTGAGTCCGGAAGGTATACCCTCCGTTAGGATCGTCTATTTAAAAGAGGTCACTTCGGAGGGTTTTGTTTTTTATGGCAACTATCGCAGTCATAAGGGACAGGATCTCGAAGAGAATCCCAATATCTGTTTGAATTTTCACTGGCCCGTATTGTGGCAACAAATCCGTATTACTGGTATGGCCGTGAAATTGAATCCTGAAGAAAGCGATGCTTATTTCCGCACACGCGCACGCTTAAGCCAAATCGGTGCTTGGGCCTCAAATCAAAGTGAAGAAATTCCTAGTTACGAACATCTTGCCCGTCGAGTGCAAGAGTATGAAAAACAATTCGATGGCCAAGAAGTTCCGCGTCCTCCACATTGGGGTGGCTGGCTCGTTGTGCCCACTGAAATCGAATTCTGGTTCGGTCTAACCGGCCGCCTCCACGAACGCTACATCTACCAGTTCACAGAAGAGGGTTGGAAGACATTCATGAGGAGCCCTTAG
- a CDS encoding DUF883 family protein — MAESSRELVNDMKSTGKQALETGKSIYSDAKSEIKSHIGEAKSDLRAQLNDRYESIKHKAQDAVSTSEDFVKEHPIATVLGACAVGFVAGLIARRTRH, encoded by the coding sequence ATGGCTGAGTCTTCAAGAGAACTCGTGAACGATATGAAATCCACTGGCAAGCAAGCTTTGGAAACTGGGAAAAGCATCTATAGTGATGCCAAATCTGAAATAAAATCTCACATCGGTGAGGCCAAATCAGATCTAAGAGCCCAGCTAAACGATCGTTATGAGTCTATCAAACACAAAGCGCAAGATGCAGTAAGCACATCCGAAGATTTTGTTAAAGAGCATCCAATTGCAACCGTGCTTGGAGCTTGTGCCGTGGGATTTGTTGCGGGGCTTATTGCTCGTCGCACACGTCATTAA
- a CDS encoding GNAT family N-acetyltransferase — protein MKTAHLPIFKKTKRLVLRPLELHDFENWAQAYSSMRPPQNEWDETNWVESELTLPKFKAHLKKNLLWRSQDHFYEFGVFRKDDGLLIGTVSLMDISRQIFQNAYLGYRIYNNHWGHGYATEACHAAIEIAFKDLKLHRIEAGIMPTNKRSIKVAKNIGLRKESLSPRRLYVHGKWVDLLLYAGTSEEFGFKFRFPKTKTAK, from the coding sequence ATGAAAACCGCGCATCTGCCTATCTTTAAGAAAACCAAACGTCTTGTTCTTCGCCCGTTGGAACTTCATGACTTCGAGAATTGGGCACAGGCTTACTCCTCCATGCGCCCACCTCAAAACGAATGGGATGAGACAAATTGGGTGGAGTCAGAACTGACTCTTCCTAAATTCAAAGCGCATTTAAAAAAAAACCTCCTATGGCGCTCTCAAGATCACTTTTATGAATTCGGTGTTTTCCGCAAAGACGACGGTCTCCTGATCGGCACCGTCAGCTTGATGGATATTTCTCGCCAGATTTTTCAGAACGCTTATCTGGGATATCGCATCTACAACAATCACTGGGGACATGGGTATGCAACCGAGGCCTGCCATGCGGCGATTGAAATCGCCTTTAAAGATTTAAAACTTCACCGCATTGAAGCTGGCATCATGCCCACAAATAAGCGCTCCATCAAAGTGGCCAAGAATATTGGACTTCGCAAAGAAAGCCTTTCCCCGCGTCGCCTTTATGTCCACGGCAAGTGGGTTGACTTGTTATTGTACGCTGGAACCAGCGAAGAGTTTGGATTTAAGTTTAGGTTTCCAAAAACAAAAACTGCCAAGTAG
- the apaG gene encoding Co2+/Mg2+ efflux protein ApaG yields the protein MAIQKTVFPDFQITAKVVYIPSESRPEQGYHFFAYKISIKNIGSASAQLMSRHWIITDALGTKEEVRGPGVIGIQPKIQPGQTFEYDSACPLHTSTGSMKGRYFMTSEGGETFSVEIPEFYLIAPMAIH from the coding sequence ATGGCAATCCAAAAGACTGTTTTTCCCGATTTTCAAATTACCGCGAAAGTGGTTTACATCCCTTCAGAGTCACGCCCTGAACAAGGTTACCATTTCTTTGCATACAAAATTTCGATTAAAAACATCGGCAGCGCCTCAGCTCAACTCATGAGCCGTCATTGGATCATCACCGACGCACTTGGCACCAAAGAAGAAGTTCGCGGCCCTGGAGTGATTGGAATTCAGCCAAAAATTCAACCTGGCCAAACTTTTGAATATGATTCAGCTTGCCCTCTTCACACCTCCACGGGCTCCATGAAGGGTCGCTACTTTATGACTTCTGAAGGTGGCGAAACCTTCTCTGTCGAAATTCCTGAGTTCTACCTCATCGCCCCCATGGCGATTCACTAA
- a CDS encoding endonuclease/exonuclease/phosphatase family protein — translation MTWTATTNLKCCLLNAENLFLLFDTEPTKELLKLSETQWQRTSTSVYENKSLKKCHDIAKCLIDINADIIMLCEVGGYESLKNFNQLFMDDAYSPVLVEGNSDRNIDVGFLIRKNAPYYFDLLSNKSRPINYLYPHERQSLAHGYPVKGGKITTSHKFSRDVAELRLFSKDKEKPFLITLLTHLKSRLDPERIDPNGFERRQAELRTLLEIYKELEAVHPDVPIMIAGDFNGNASTVGTDEEFKDIYSTTKLLDVFEVAQLSAEKRATFYQVKNNTRTEGRQIDFAFLSPLLQQHLKPNSSLAYRYKDEFGSEIGVPSNMEAKLRLPSDHYPIVFEIENIPLK, via the coding sequence ATGACGTGGACAGCGACCACAAATTTAAAATGTTGCTTACTCAATGCAGAGAACCTGTTTCTTCTGTTTGATACCGAGCCAACCAAGGAGCTTTTAAAGCTGAGCGAAACTCAGTGGCAAAGGACCAGCACTTCCGTTTATGAAAACAAGTCGCTCAAGAAGTGCCACGATATCGCCAAATGCCTGATCGACATCAACGCCGACATCATTATGCTGTGCGAAGTTGGTGGTTATGAGTCTTTGAAGAACTTCAACCAACTCTTTATGGATGATGCCTATTCACCAGTATTGGTTGAGGGAAATTCAGATCGCAACATCGACGTGGGTTTTTTAATTCGTAAGAACGCACCTTACTATTTCGATCTTCTTTCGAACAAAAGCCGCCCCATTAATTATCTGTATCCGCACGAAAGGCAAAGCCTGGCGCATGGCTATCCCGTCAAAGGTGGCAAGATCACGACCAGCCACAAGTTCTCTCGAGACGTGGCCGAGCTGCGACTTTTCAGCAAAGACAAAGAAAAGCCGTTTTTGATCACCCTCCTCACACATTTGAAATCTCGTTTGGATCCGGAACGCATTGATCCCAATGGCTTCGAACGTCGCCAGGCAGAACTGCGCACTCTTTTGGAAATCTACAAAGAGCTCGAGGCTGTACATCCTGATGTACCCATCATGATCGCGGGAGACTTCAACGGGAACGCCTCCACCGTTGGCACCGATGAAGAATTCAAAGACATTTACAGCACAACAAAACTTCTAGATGTTTTTGAGGTTGCCCAACTAAGTGCTGAAAAACGCGCGACTTTTTATCAAGTAAAGAACAACACACGCACAGAGGGCCGACAAATCGATTTTGCATTTTTGTCACCTCTCTTGCAGCAACACCTCAAGCCCAACAGCAGCTTGGCGTATCGCTACAAAGACGAATTCGGATCTGAAATCGGAGTTCCCTCCAACATGGAAGCCAAACTTCGACTCCCCTCCGATCACTACCCGATCGTCTTTGAAATCGAAAACATCCCCCTCAAATAG
- a CDS encoding M17 family metallopeptidase, whose product MAKKTKTAKTTQRATASATKSSINASASTKHKEKLHFQSWVETFDIGKELKVKNELTGFVYFLGVDDSNKVKSLIKEHSLQWQTDSLQKSEREFIYFVGQQGPVWILKPRTKNSAGHDGLIDEAQYTWARDQFGSLVSQLKAHQLKAVQIEFHGTEEAQDLGALVGLDMAPYNFRQFVDGKQLVDLPKVALRKTLGALEKTTIKDAISRARAVSLARHLVSLPPNDLNPKTFAEIATKKLSFSAASKVTVWDSKKLIQEGMGLHAGVGQGAEHEACMVHIKYRPAKKSKLKPIAFVGKGITFDTGGLDIKPSSAMRLMKKDMGGAASILAMALWASESQYPGPLDFYLALAENAVDAKSFRPGDVLIARNGLKVEIDNTDAEGRLVLADVLDVACTQKGADEPELVIDVATLTGAIKVGLGAEIAGLFSNDDDLANELTKAGQRAGDLNWRMPLFEKYWAEMSSPFADFKNSGGGFGGAITAALFLQKFVGGKKWAHLDVYAWTDKAQGALLASGGNGQPVQCLIEFLKARA is encoded by the coding sequence ATGGCAAAGAAGACAAAGACGGCAAAAACCACTCAACGTGCGACTGCAAGCGCAACAAAATCGTCTATCAACGCTTCGGCTTCGACGAAACACAAAGAAAAACTTCACTTTCAATCTTGGGTTGAAACATTCGATATTGGCAAAGAGTTAAAAGTTAAGAACGAATTAACGGGTTTCGTGTATTTCTTGGGCGTAGATGACTCTAATAAAGTCAAAAGTTTGATCAAAGAGCACTCTTTGCAATGGCAAACGGACTCTTTGCAAAAGAGTGAGCGCGAATTCATCTATTTCGTTGGCCAACAAGGCCCTGTGTGGATTTTGAAACCTCGTACTAAAAACAGCGCTGGACACGATGGACTCATTGACGAAGCTCAATACACTTGGGCGCGCGATCAATTCGGTTCTTTGGTGAGCCAATTGAAAGCTCATCAGTTGAAGGCTGTGCAGATTGAATTCCATGGAACTGAAGAAGCGCAGGATTTGGGAGCTTTGGTTGGTTTGGATATGGCACCTTACAACTTCCGCCAATTCGTTGACGGAAAACAGCTTGTGGATCTTCCAAAAGTGGCGCTTCGCAAAACTTTGGGCGCCCTTGAAAAAACGACTATTAAGGATGCAATCAGCAGAGCTCGCGCGGTCAGTTTGGCGCGCCATCTGGTCAGCCTTCCGCCTAACGATTTGAATCCTAAAACTTTCGCAGAAATAGCCACTAAAAAACTGTCTTTCTCTGCTGCTAGCAAAGTGACAGTCTGGGACTCTAAAAAATTGATCCAAGAAGGCATGGGACTTCATGCGGGAGTAGGGCAAGGGGCAGAGCACGAAGCCTGCATGGTTCACATCAAGTACCGTCCTGCAAAAAAATCAAAATTGAAGCCGATTGCTTTTGTCGGCAAAGGAATCACCTTCGATACGGGTGGTTTGGATATCAAGCCCTCATCAGCAATGCGATTGATGAAAAAAGACATGGGTGGAGCAGCGAGTATTTTAGCGATGGCTCTTTGGGCTTCTGAATCTCAGTATCCTGGTCCTTTGGATTTCTATTTGGCCTTGGCTGAAAATGCTGTGGATGCAAAGTCTTTCCGCCCTGGTGATGTTTTGATCGCACGCAATGGCTTGAAAGTGGAAATTGACAATACGGATGCTGAAGGTCGTTTGGTTTTGGCAGATGTTTTGGATGTGGCATGCACACAAAAAGGCGCTGATGAACCAGAATTGGTGATCGACGTGGCAACTTTGACGGGCGCTATTAAAGTTGGTTTGGGTGCAGAGATCGCAGGTCTTTTCTCTAACGACGACGATTTGGCGAATGAATTGACGAAAGCGGGACAACGCGCTGGGGATTTGAACTGGCGCATGCCTTTGTTCGAAAAATACTGGGCTGAAATGTCTTCTCCGTTTGCTGACTTCAAAAATTCTGGCGGCGGTTTCGGTGGCGCCATTACGGCAGCCTTGTTCCTTCAGAAATTTGTAGGGGGTAAGAAGTGGGCGCATTTGGACGTTTACGCATGGACTGATAAAGCACAAGGAGCTTTGTTGGCGAGTGGTGGTAACGGTCAGCCGGTTCAATGCTTGATCGAGTTTTTGAAGGCTCGCGCGTAG
- a CDS encoding DUF4423 domain-containing protein, which translates to MVLSGKAEVGLRLKKKLLQADAFSEEEQVLLEKVFKQNSKPLVDFCTIRNQDWPILSSWQLHAAVSVLQAADARFEVNWVARRLGLDAAIVEEIFEVLLRNEIVVQQEEDFDVKITHIGDCRTIFEMDFVKSYCQLNRKLIDEMPTTDEGDYGFNSMIFSIALEKMEEVKKLTQQFLNRIEQLSQKNTSGEVFNLTVLRHTLSRKL; encoded by the coding sequence ATGGTTCTGTCTGGAAAAGCGGAAGTGGGTCTGCGCCTCAAAAAGAAGCTTCTGCAAGCGGATGCCTTCTCAGAGGAAGAACAAGTCCTTCTTGAGAAAGTCTTCAAACAAAATTCAAAACCCTTGGTGGATTTTTGCACAATTCGAAATCAAGATTGGCCGATTCTGAGCTCTTGGCAGCTCCATGCGGCCGTTTCTGTGTTGCAGGCTGCAGATGCCCGGTTTGAAGTAAATTGGGTGGCCCGTCGATTGGGTTTGGATGCGGCGATAGTTGAAGAGATTTTCGAAGTGCTTTTGCGCAATGAAATCGTCGTTCAGCAAGAGGAAGACTTCGACGTCAAAATTACTCATATCGGTGACTGTCGCACCATTTTTGAAATGGATTTCGTGAAGTCCTATTGTCAGTTGAATCGGAAGTTAATCGATGAAATGCCAACAACTGATGAGGGTGATTATGGATTCAACTCTATGATCTTTTCGATTGCTTTAGAGAAGATGGAAGAAGTGAAGAAATTGACTCAGCAATTTTTAAATAGAATTGAACAGCTTTCACAGAAGAATACGTCTGGAGAAGTTTTTAATCTGACAGTCCTTCGTCATACTTTAAGTCGAAAACTGTAA
- a CDS encoding DUF502 domain-containing protein — MKHLQKIFLQGLVTFLPVALTIYIVYAGISIVDSLLGDALRQVMPVYIPGLGFLLTILIIFLLGFLLNNLIAAGVFHRLEQQLMKVPFIKAIYSPLRDLMNLFSKGGGPGGLQTVVLVDMGETGVRALGLVTRENFKDLPAIDQNAGDRLAVYIPMSYGLGGFTLMVPRSKITPLDMPIEKAMSLAITGWVKAEKNDEV, encoded by the coding sequence ATGAAACATCTTCAGAAAATTTTCTTGCAGGGCTTGGTTACATTTCTTCCCGTCGCCCTGACGATCTATATCGTTTATGCCGGCATCTCGATCGTCGACAGTCTTTTAGGAGACGCTCTTCGCCAGGTGATGCCTGTCTATATTCCTGGTTTGGGCTTTCTCCTCACCATCCTCATTATCTTCTTGTTGGGTTTCTTGCTGAATAACTTGATCGCGGCGGGGGTCTTCCATCGTCTCGAACAACAGCTGATGAAAGTTCCTTTTATAAAGGCCATCTACAGTCCCCTGCGCGACCTGATGAATCTGTTCTCTAAGGGTGGTGGTCCCGGTGGATTGCAGACCGTGGTTTTGGTCGATATGGGCGAAACAGGTGTTCGTGCCTTGGGTCTTGTGACCCGAGAAAACTTCAAAGATCTTCCGGCAATTGATCAGAATGCAGGAGATCGTCTGGCGGTTTATATTCCTATGAGTTACGGTCTGGGCGGATTTACTTTGATGGTTCCCCGTTCTAAAATCACACCATTAGATATGCCAATTGAAAAAGCTATGAGCCTTGCCATCACTGGCTGGGTAAAAGCTGAAAAGAACGACGAGGTTTAA